One genomic region from Spirulina subsalsa PCC 9445 encodes:
- the aspS gene encoding aspartate--tRNA ligase: MRTHYCGDLRAEAVGKTVSLCGWVDRRRDHGGVIFVDLRDRTGVVQIVSDPERTPQSYTRAETLRNEYVVRIEGRVSQRPPESLNPKIPTGEIEIYADQIEILNAVQKQLPFQVSTAESESIKEELRLKYRYLDLRRDRMTRNLSLRHQVIKAIRRFLEDQEHFIEVETPILTRSTPEGARDYLVPSRVNPGEWYALPQSPQLFKQLLMVAGFDRYYQIARCFRDEDLRADRQPEFTQLDMEMSFLSQDEILTLNEALVCHIFKTVKGIDIPRPFPRLTYAEAMNQYGTDRPDTRFDLKLVDVSDIMADSGFKVFSGAVKSGGIVKVLPIPGGNESISNVRIKPGGDLFKEATIAGAKGIAFIRVREDGEIDSIGAIKDNLTPEQKEELLTRTNAKAGDLLLFGAGDIPTVNKSLDRLRQVVGEQLGLINPEQINLLWITEFPMFEWNEDEQRLEALHHPFTCPHLDDLDDLKTARAQAYDLVYNGIEVGGGSLRIYQREIQEKVFSAIGLSEEEAYAKFGFLLEAFEYGTPPHGGIAYGLDRLVMLLAGEESIRDVIAFPKTQQARSLLTDAPSQVDLKQLKELYVASTYDPEADN, from the coding sequence ATGCGTACTCATTATTGCGGAGACTTACGAGCCGAGGCCGTAGGAAAAACAGTTAGCCTGTGTGGGTGGGTTGATCGTCGTCGGGATCATGGTGGTGTGATCTTTGTGGACTTGCGCGATCGCACCGGAGTAGTCCAAATCGTCAGCGACCCAGAACGCACCCCCCAATCCTATACTAGGGCAGAAACGCTCCGAAATGAGTATGTCGTGCGCATAGAGGGGCGTGTCAGTCAACGTCCCCCCGAATCCCTCAATCCCAAAATCCCCACCGGAGAAATCGAAATTTACGCCGATCAGATTGAGATTCTCAACGCGGTTCAGAAACAGTTACCTTTCCAAGTATCCACCGCCGAAAGTGAGAGCATTAAAGAGGAATTGCGGCTAAAATACCGTTATCTGGATCTACGGCGCGATCGCATGACCCGCAACCTCAGCCTGCGACACCAAGTTATTAAAGCCATCCGTCGTTTCCTCGAAGATCAGGAACACTTCATCGAAGTAGAAACCCCCATCCTCACCCGTTCCACCCCCGAAGGCGCCCGAGACTACCTCGTACCCTCCCGCGTCAATCCCGGCGAATGGTACGCCCTTCCCCAGTCTCCCCAACTCTTCAAACAACTGCTCATGGTAGCAGGCTTTGACCGCTACTATCAAATCGCCCGTTGCTTCCGGGACGAAGACTTACGCGCTGATCGTCAACCCGAATTTACCCAGCTTGACATGGAAATGAGTTTCCTGTCACAAGATGAAATTCTCACCCTCAACGAAGCTCTCGTTTGTCATATCTTCAAAACCGTCAAAGGTATAGACATCCCCCGTCCTTTCCCCCGTCTCACCTATGCCGAAGCCATGAATCAATACGGCACCGACCGCCCCGACACCCGTTTTGACTTAAAATTAGTCGATGTTTCAGACATTATGGCCGACTCCGGTTTTAAAGTCTTCTCCGGGGCCGTAAAAAGTGGCGGCATCGTGAAAGTATTACCCATCCCCGGCGGCAACGAAAGCATTTCTAACGTCCGCATTAAACCCGGTGGCGACTTATTTAAAGAAGCTACGATTGCCGGAGCAAAAGGAATTGCTTTTATCCGCGTTCGAGAAGACGGAGAAATTGACAGTATTGGGGCAATCAAAGACAACTTAACCCCCGAACAAAAAGAAGAACTACTCACCCGCACCAACGCTAAAGCCGGAGATTTACTCCTATTCGGTGCCGGAGACATCCCCACCGTTAATAAATCCTTAGATCGTCTCCGCCAAGTCGTTGGGGAACAACTGGGATTAATCAATCCAGAGCAAATTAACCTGCTTTGGATTACCGAGTTTCCCATGTTTGAATGGAACGAAGACGAACAGCGCTTAGAAGCCCTCCATCACCCCTTCACCTGTCCCCATCTCGACGATTTAGACGACCTCAAAACCGCCCGAGCGCAAGCCTACGATTTAGTATATAACGGAATCGAAGTCGGGGGCGGCAGTTTGCGGATTTATCAGCGAGAAATTCAAGAAAAAGTCTTTTCAGCTATTGGATTATCTGAAGAAGAAGCCTATGCTAAATTCGGCTTTTTATTAGAGGCGTTTGAGTACGGAACTCCCCCTCATGGCGGCATTGCCTACGGTTTAGATCGTCTGGTCATGTTATTAGCAGGAGAGGAATCTATTCGGGATGTGATTGCCTTCCCGAAAACCCAACAAGCCCGTTCTCTGCTTACCGATGCCCCCTCTCAAGTTGATCTCAAACAGCTTAAAGAGTTGTATGTTGCCTCAACCTATGATCCGGAAGCAGACAATTAA
- a CDS encoding DUF29 domain-containing protein, with protein MKTSPKTTAAIYEQDYNLWREETIKQLKQGDFKQVDIKHLIDELEDRGRSEKRAIYSNLKILLMHLLHYYYQPAKRSNRWRFTIREHRQHINRALKESPSLQSYFNTILTECYQDARELAAEETGLPLLSFEGKCPFTTEEILKPEYLPNLEEKI; from the coding sequence ATGAAAACCTCCCCTAAAACTACCGCAGCCATCTATGAGCAGGATTACAACCTGTGGCGAGAAGAAACCATAAAACAGTTAAAACAAGGTGACTTTAAGCAGGTTGATATAAAACACTTAATTGATGAACTAGAAGATAGGGGAAGAAGTGAGAAAAGAGCCATTTATAGTAATCTCAAAATTCTGTTAATGCACCTGCTTCACTATTATTATCAACCTGCCAAGCGGTCTAATCGTTGGCGATTTACCATCCGAGAACACCGTCAACACATTAACAGAGCCTTGAAAGAAAGTCCCAGTTTGCAAAGTTATTTTAACACTATCTTGACTGAATGCTATCAGGATGCTAGGGAGTTAGCCGCAGAGGAAACGGGCTTACCTTTGCTGAGTTTTGAGGGAAAATGCCCCTTTACAACGGAGGAAATTCTCAAGCCTGAATATTTACCGAATCTTGAGGAAAAAATCTAG
- a CDS encoding family 10 glycosylhydrolase, producing MMNPELLKILKFKPMFLSAIFSRRSHSWKTRLALFLTALLTIVFLSHPLGTVAQQRFPEVRGVWMTNNDTRVLADQNALEAAMTQLGQLNFNTVYPVVWNSGFVHYPSATAQRAGIQTFIRRGNQGQDILADLVEKAHRNGLLVLPWFEFGFMTPPFSELAKAHPEWLTQKQDGTRSWVGTAGEVYWLNPFHPEVQQFITQIVLEVLDQYNVDGVQFDDHASLPNQFGYDSFTTAMYRRETGRAAPSNATDPAWVRWRADKLTAFMVELNRQVKAKQPNAIFSVSPNPYDFAYRGQLQDWLAWLRRGVIDELLVQVYRPDLAAFRENLVRPEIQEARQRIPTGVGILTGLRNRPVGLQQIQAKIQSARQQGLGFSFFFYDSLWNYAPEPADQRKSLFQVLFRFPAKRTSVTNAPLIAES from the coding sequence ATGATGAACCCTGAACTACTCAAGATTTTGAAGTTTAAACCTATGTTCTTATCGGCGATATTTTCGAGGCGATCGCACAGTTGGAAAACCCGACTAGCCCTATTTCTAACTGCCCTGTTGACCATTGTTTTCCTGAGTCATCCCCTTGGAACCGTTGCTCAACAGCGCTTTCCCGAAGTGCGAGGGGTCTGGATGACCAACAATGACACTCGGGTACTCGCGGATCAAAATGCCCTAGAGGCGGCCATGACTCAACTGGGTCAACTTAACTTTAATACGGTCTACCCGGTGGTGTGGAACTCGGGTTTTGTTCACTACCCCAGCGCCACAGCCCAAAGGGCAGGCATTCAAACCTTTATCCGTCGCGGCAATCAAGGTCAAGATATCCTAGCGGATCTCGTCGAAAAAGCCCACCGCAATGGTTTGTTAGTCCTGCCTTGGTTTGAGTTTGGCTTTATGACTCCCCCCTTCTCCGAATTAGCTAAAGCTCACCCTGAATGGTTAACCCAAAAACAAGATGGAACTAGGTCTTGGGTTGGGACGGCTGGAGAGGTCTACTGGTTAAACCCTTTTCATCCTGAAGTGCAGCAATTTATCACCCAAATTGTCCTAGAAGTCCTGGATCAATACAATGTGGACGGGGTACAGTTTGATGATCACGCGAGTCTCCCCAACCAGTTTGGCTATGACAGTTTCACAACGGCGATGTATCGTCGGGAAACCGGCCGGGCCGCACCGAGTAACGCTACGGATCCCGCTTGGGTCAGATGGCGTGCGGATAAACTGACGGCGTTTATGGTTGAATTAAACCGTCAAGTGAAAGCGAAACAACCCAATGCTATTTTCTCCGTTTCCCCCAATCCCTACGATTTCGCCTATCGCGGACAACTCCAAGACTGGTTAGCGTGGTTACGTCGGGGTGTGATTGATGAATTATTAGTTCAAGTGTATCGTCCCGATTTGGCGGCTTTCCGGGAGAATTTAGTGCGGCCCGAAATTCAAGAAGCGCGGCAACGTATCCCGACGGGGGTAGGCATTTTGACGGGGTTAAGAAATCGTCCCGTTGGTTTGCAACAAATTCAGGCGAAAATCCAAAGCGCTCGTCAACAGGGTTTAGGCTTTTCGTTCTTCTTCTATGACAGTTTGTGGAATTATGCACCAGAACCCGCAGACCAGAGGAAATCTCTATTTCAGGTTCTTTTCCGCTTCCCGGCCAAGCGCACGAGCGTCACGAACGCGCCGTTAATTGCTGAATCCTAG
- a CDS encoding PAS domain-containing protein, with amino-acid sequence MWEKKIIANILNSQSAVELTIDREPIVVTPETKVSNAIAQMNITSPNPATAKASAPKCCILVRQDEQLIGLLTERDILSLMVQSQNLEQIPISQVMGNPGITILRSHLNNPLSLLCQFNEHQTSYCVILEDEAPHNIYGVITLDQLCLDLNQAGLLANLKPQTLQPQTPIDSGQNPSFVTAENSQTIVEKHTLPSKIRTNFNRLNYLLNYSPAILYTADPVTYEITFISENVKTILGHEASNFIKNPKFWQDQIHPEDQVLLLWTMQRLSSSNSQRCEYRFRDAQGQYHWLRNEIVVIQDENNQPKELIGYCMNVDDLKQIEQNLRTSEQQFRSIFEQADVGITQLSPTGSFLKVNPKFIDIVQYSEEELLKTTYQKITYPQDLAQDLTLNYQLLIGKISRFAAEKRYVRKDGSIVWVHWSGSVVCSLAGKAESIIAVIQDISDRKQAELALQESESTLRSFYDSSAMMMGVVELISNPEDLLNIWSNSMTAEFVGLSPKQMEYKTAQELGIPQNITQEWIQYCKHIQKTGKPVQFQCSYKHKEKKFWLLTTLSPIRTEHRTSSRFCYITEDVTERKQTERILAQTTQTLLQAQKIAHIGYWDYNVISHQLTWNKETFEIFGTDWNQPEPTYTQYITQIHPEDRIKHQTALEHSLMTGERFEVEYRLLRDSGEIRYLYSQAEVETNSQGVVIRLFGVVIDITEKKRAEESLKASEAKYRLLVEQMPAVTYTSALDDLSTTLYVSPQIEQMLGYPLREWLLQPDRWYTAVHPDDRDKVAKVLKIAHNSPGTFNREYRIFAKSGEMLWVRDRARIVTNEAGEPIFLQGMMFDITEQKTSEEELQHAYAHLEATNRRLEISLKTLEQRNYEQVITSQMLEFLQACSTSLEAYPATAEFLKILFPHCFGSILLPQPNKKILEAVSIFGELSPEESTINTKDCWALLRGKTHYASNNQPGLFCHHIDQNSQPTATLCIPMMVQGLALGLFYLRTQDPAGIPPEQQQLAQTVSEQIALAISNLQLRETLQNQSICDPLTGLFNRRYLEQSLQQSLQAAELTQPPVSLIMIDVDHFKKFNDTYGHDAGDFVLQTLAEFLQKQVRESDIVCRYGGEEFTLILPNVSLELAYERAELLRQRIKKLPLNYQGKNLGQLSFSAGLATFPEQGDTVQSLIRRADEALYEAKGQGRDRVICAKTSCLTIDSS; translated from the coding sequence ATGTGGGAGAAAAAAATTATTGCCAATATCCTGAATTCCCAGTCTGCCGTGGAATTAACCATTGATCGGGAACCCATTGTTGTGACACCGGAAACAAAGGTAAGCAATGCGATCGCCCAGATGAATATTACCTCCCCAAATCCAGCGACAGCAAAGGCTTCAGCCCCGAAATGTTGTATCTTAGTGAGGCAGGACGAACAGTTAATAGGGTTACTCACAGAACGAGATATTCTTAGTTTAATGGTGCAATCTCAGAACTTAGAACAGATTCCCATATCACAGGTGATGGGGAATCCGGGAATAACAATTTTGCGATCGCACCTCAACAATCCCCTTAGTCTCCTCTGCCAATTTAATGAACACCAGACGAGTTATTGTGTCATTCTAGAAGACGAAGCACCTCACAATATTTATGGTGTAATTACCCTAGATCAACTCTGCTTAGACTTAAATCAAGCTGGATTATTGGCGAATCTAAAACCGCAAACTCTCCAACCTCAAACACCCATTGATTCTGGTCAAAATCCCTCTTTTGTTACAGCAGAAAACAGTCAAACCATTGTAGAGAAACATACGCTACCTTCCAAAATCAGAACAAATTTTAACCGTTTAAACTACCTGCTTAACTACAGTCCGGCGATTCTTTATACCGCCGATCCAGTAACCTATGAAATCACTTTTATCAGTGAAAATGTTAAAACAATTTTAGGACATGAAGCGTCAAACTTCATCAAAAACCCCAAATTCTGGCAAGACCAAATTCACCCCGAAGATCAAGTTCTATTGTTATGGACAATGCAGCGTCTCTCCAGTTCAAACTCTCAGAGATGTGAGTATAGATTTCGAGATGCACAGGGTCAATACCATTGGTTACGCAATGAAATAGTAGTCATTCAAGATGAAAATAACCAACCCAAAGAACTGATCGGCTACTGTATGAACGTGGACGATTTGAAACAAATTGAACAAAATTTGAGAACCAGTGAACAACAATTTCGCAGTATTTTTGAACAAGCCGATGTAGGGATTACTCAACTCTCTCCTACTGGGTCTTTCTTAAAAGTTAACCCAAAATTTATAGACATTGTACAGTATTCTGAGGAAGAACTTCTAAAAACCACCTACCAAAAAATTACTTATCCCCAAGACCTAGCCCAAGATTTAACCCTAAACTACCAATTATTAATCGGAAAAATTTCTCGCTTTGCGGCAGAAAAACGCTATGTTCGCAAAGATGGATCAATTGTCTGGGTTCATTGGAGTGGTTCAGTGGTCTGTAGTCTAGCAGGGAAAGCTGAGTCAATTATTGCGGTGATTCAAGATATTAGCGATCGCAAGCAAGCCGAGTTAGCCCTACAAGAAAGTGAGTCAACCCTGCGCAGTTTTTATGACAGTAGTGCTATGATGATGGGGGTGGTTGAATTAATTTCTAACCCAGAGGATTTATTGAATATTTGGAGCAATTCCATGACAGCTGAGTTTGTAGGTTTATCTCCCAAGCAAATGGAGTATAAAACGGCTCAGGAGTTAGGAATTCCTCAAAACATTACTCAGGAATGGATTCAATACTGTAAACACATTCAAAAAACGGGGAAACCCGTTCAGTTTCAGTGTTCATACAAACACAAGGAAAAAAAATTCTGGTTATTGACTACACTTTCCCCGATTAGGACTGAACATAGAACCAGTTCCCGTTTTTGCTACATCACCGAAGATGTCACCGAACGCAAACAAACAGAACGCATCCTTGCACAAACCACTCAAACCCTTTTACAAGCCCAAAAAATCGCCCATATTGGCTATTGGGACTATAACGTAATTAGCCATCAACTGACATGGAATAAAGAAACCTTTGAAATTTTTGGCACAGATTGGAATCAACCTGAACCCACTTATACTCAATATATCACTCAAATTCATCCCGAAGACCGCATCAAACACCAAACGGCTTTAGAACATAGTCTGATGACAGGAGAACGGTTTGAGGTGGAATATCGCCTATTAAGAGATAGTGGAGAAATTCGCTATCTCTACAGTCAAGCGGAAGTAGAAACCAATAGCCAAGGCGTCGTTATTCGTCTGTTTGGGGTGGTGATTGATATTACAGAGAAAAAACGCGCTGAAGAGAGTTTAAAAGCCTCAGAGGCTAAATATCGCCTGCTGGTGGAACAAATGCCTGCCGTTACCTATACTTCCGCTTTAGATGATTTGAGTACCACCCTTTATGTGAGTCCGCAAATCGAGCAAATGTTAGGTTATCCTTTACGGGAATGGTTACTTCAACCGGATCGTTGGTATACAGCCGTTCATCCAGATGATCGGGATAAAGTCGCAAAAGTTTTAAAAATAGCTCATAATAGCCCCGGAACTTTTAATCGGGAGTATCGGATTTTTGCCAAATCGGGGGAAATGTTATGGGTGCGCGATCGCGCTAGAATTGTCACCAACGAAGCCGGAGAACCCATTTTTCTCCAAGGCATGATGTTTGACATTACCGAACAAAAAACCTCGGAAGAAGAGTTACAACACGCTTACGCACACCTTGAGGCTACTAATCGTCGTTTAGAAATTTCTCTCAAAACCCTTGAACAACGCAACTATGAACAAGTCATTACCAGTCAGATGCTAGAGTTTCTACAAGCTTGTAGCACATCCTTAGAAGCCTATCCTGCCACCGCCGAGTTTTTAAAAATCCTTTTTCCCCACTGTTTTGGGTCAATTCTATTACCCCAACCAAATAAAAAAATCCTAGAAGCTGTCAGCATTTTTGGTGAATTGTCTCCAGAAGAAAGCACTATAAACACTAAAGATTGTTGGGCATTGCTGAGAGGAAAAACTCATTATGCTTCTAATAATCAACCGGGATTATTCTGTCATCATATTGACCAAAACTCTCAACCTACCGCAACGCTTTGTATTCCCATGATGGTACAAGGATTAGCCTTGGGGTTGTTTTATCTACGCACCCAAGATCCGGCAGGAATTCCGCCAGAACAGCAACAACTGGCTCAAACGGTTTCCGAACAAATTGCTCTAGCTATTTCTAACTTACAACTACGGGAAACTTTACAAAATCAGAGTATTTGCGATCCCTTGACTGGGTTATTTAACCGTCGTTATTTGGAGCAATCCTTACAGCAAAGTTTACAGGCGGCTGAGTTAACTCAGCCGCCTGTGAGTTTAATTATGATTGATGTGGATCATTTTAAAAAATTTAATGATACCTATGGTCATGATGCCGGAGATTTTGTCCTACAAACTTTAGCAGAATTTTTACAAAAACAAGTTCGAGAGTCCGATATTGTCTGTCGTTATGGGGGGGAAGAATTTACGTTAATTTTGCCCAATGTGTCTTTAGAATTAGCCTATGAGCGGGCTGAGTTGTTACGTCAACGAATCAAAAAACTGCCCTTAAATTATCAGGGGAAAAACCTAGGACAATTGAGTTTTTCGGCGGGTTTGGCTACGTTTCCTGAGCAAGGGGACACGGTGCAATCCCTCATTCGTCGGGCTGATGAGGCTTTGTATGAAGCGAAAGGACAGGGGCGCGATCGCGTCATTTGTGCCAAGACCAGTTGCTTAACCATCGATTCAAGTTGA
- a CDS encoding CorA family divalent cation transporter translates to MKLPPSWQLPLTIKNRLGQKSVGKQRAMIAEGHLLLVLHRAPTLGEKQRQGVFFWRDPQGKWECSVGGVGLKPLMKHIQVYEEAENALSLAYSEAEQAEDYFNLLEQLAPVQHSTQNLHNTLQAAREGIPEDRDLIDLRDWAYGIERSLNLLHENIKNSLDYRMAERVEQQNAIALESVRASHRLNVLVAIFFPLTAITCIFGMNLSSGLAESFSFWLILLISLSLGLWVRRWVIVGKLL, encoded by the coding sequence ATGAAACTCCCTCCTTCTTGGCAACTTCCCTTAACGATTAAAAACCGTCTGGGTCAAAAAAGTGTAGGCAAACAACGGGCAATGATTGCGGAAGGACATCTGTTGCTGGTGCTGCATCGCGCTCCAACTTTGGGGGAAAAACAGCGTCAAGGGGTGTTCTTTTGGCGAGATCCTCAAGGGAAATGGGAATGTAGTGTGGGGGGGGTGGGATTAAAACCGTTAATGAAGCATATTCAAGTCTACGAAGAGGCTGAGAACGCCCTGAGTTTAGCCTATAGCGAAGCAGAACAGGCGGAAGACTATTTTAACTTGCTCGAACAATTGGCCCCGGTGCAACATTCGACCCAAAATCTCCACAATACCCTACAAGCGGCACGGGAGGGGATTCCTGAAGACCGGGATCTGATTGATTTGCGCGACTGGGCCTATGGGATAGAGCGCTCGCTCAATCTCCTCCACGAAAACATCAAAAACAGCCTTGACTACCGGATGGCCGAACGGGTGGAACAGCAAAATGCCATCGCGTTGGAATCCGTTCGGGCTAGTCATCGTCTCAATGTTTTGGTGGCTATTTTCTTCCCCCTCACAGCGATTACTTGTATTTTTGGCATGAATCTAAGCAGTGGTTTAGCGGAATCCTTCAGCTTTTGGCTAATTCTCCTGATTAGCCTGAGTTTAGGCCTTTGGGTTCGCCGTTGGGTGATTGTCGGTAAACTTTTGTGA
- the ureA gene encoding urease subunit gamma — translation MQLTPQEKDKLLIFTAALVAERRKAKGLKLNYPEAVAYISSAILEGAREGKTVSELMSEGTTLLTRADVMEGVPEMIPEVQVEATFPDGTKLVTVHHPIR, via the coding sequence ATGCAGTTAACTCCCCAAGAAAAAGATAAACTCTTAATTTTTACGGCGGCCTTAGTGGCAGAACGGCGCAAGGCGAAAGGGCTTAAGTTAAACTATCCTGAAGCGGTGGCTTATATTTCTTCGGCGATTCTTGAAGGTGCAAGGGAAGGAAAAACGGTGTCAGAATTGATGAGTGAGGGAACAACTCTGCTCACTCGCGCTGATGTGATGGAAGGAGTGCCGGAAATGATCCCGGAAGTGCAAGTTGAGGCAACGTTCCCCGATGGGACAAAATTGGTGACGGTACATCATCCCATTCGTTAA
- a CDS encoding urease subunit beta has protein sequence MIPGELLVDDGEIELNSGRETRRIVVSNTGDRPIQVGSHFHFYEVNRALECDRNAARGRRLNIPAGTSIRFEPGDEKEVELVPLVGSRQVYGFNGLVNGSLD, from the coding sequence ATGATTCCGGGTGAATTATTAGTAGATGACGGTGAAATTGAACTCAATTCGGGACGAGAAACGCGGCGAATTGTGGTGAGTAATACGGGGGATCGTCCCATTCAAGTGGGGTCGCATTTTCACTTTTATGAGGTGAATCGGGCGTTGGAGTGCGATCGCAATGCAGCCAGAGGAAGGCGCTTAAATATCCCGGCCGGAACCTCTATCCGTTTTGAACCGGGGGATGAAAAGGAGGTGGAATTAGTTCCTCTAGTGGGGAGTCGTCAAGTGTATGGGTTTAATGGTTTAGTCAATGGTTCTTTAGACTAG
- a CDS encoding histidine phosphatase family protein — MAQTVWIARHGNRLDFVHPDWFNTAERRYDPPLSEDGFQQAQELGRRLQKEAIAHIFASPFLRTVQTAHAVAECLDLPLKLESGLSEWLNPHWMTEMPQRLPPEILTQQYPRIDLSYTSCVVPQYPETETEVMDRSATTAHQLVQRYSENILLVGHAASVIGTTQGLVGGQPLVNTALCCLVKIVNHNGDWEMELNGDTTHLSPQSASFPRLGRAE, encoded by the coding sequence ATGGCTCAAACTGTCTGGATTGCACGACACGGCAACCGTCTAGACTTTGTTCATCCCGACTGGTTCAACACCGCAGAACGACGTTATGATCCCCCTCTCTCGGAGGATGGATTCCAGCAAGCGCAAGAATTAGGGCGGCGTTTGCAGAAAGAGGCGATCGCCCATATTTTCGCCTCCCCCTTCCTGCGCACCGTACAAACCGCCCACGCCGTCGCCGAATGCTTGGATCTCCCTCTCAAACTGGAAAGCGGCCTCAGTGAATGGCTAAACCCCCACTGGATGACCGAAATGCCCCAACGTCTCCCCCCAGAAATCCTCACTCAACAATATCCCCGCATTGATCTGAGTTACACCTCCTGCGTTGTTCCTCAATACCCCGAAACAGAAACAGAGGTCATGGACAGAAGCGCTACCACTGCCCATCAATTAGTGCAAAGATACTCAGAGAATATCCTTTTAGTCGGCCATGCAGCATCCGTCATCGGCACCACCCAAGGACTGGTCGGGGGTCAACCTTTAGTCAACACAGCACTCTGTTGTTTAGTGAAAATAGTCAATCACAATGGAGACTGGGAGATGGAGCTTAATGGAGATACCACTCACCTCAGTCCCCAGTCCGCCTCTTTTCCTAGATTAGGGCGTGCCGAATAA